A region from the Synergistaceae bacterium genome encodes:
- a CDS encoding Na+/H+ antiporter subunit E: MSLVYFILWVIFNGRMTLEIFISGVIIALLLDLFVKRVLKINFSGSFVNFLTLLPYALLYAVVLLIEIVRANFAIIKLVLAPDIEVEPCLVRFNTPLKTQAARAALANSITLTPGTITVSLAGNQLLVHALNREIAHGLEGSLFERLLSMMEARVNA, from the coding sequence TTGAGCCTCGTATATTTTATTTTATGGGTAATATTTAACGGACGCATGACACTTGAAATTTTTATATCGGGTGTAATTATTGCGCTGCTGCTCGATTTATTCGTGAAAAGAGTCCTAAAGATTAATTTTTCCGGCTCGTTCGTGAATTTCTTGACTCTCTTGCCCTATGCGCTGCTTTATGCCGTAGTGTTATTAATTGAGATAGTGCGGGCAAATTTCGCAATTATAAAATTAGTTCTCGCTCCTGATATTGAAGTTGAGCCGTGTCTTGTGAGATTTAATACTCCGTTAAAGACTCAGGCGGCAAGGGCTGCACTCGCGAATTCTATAACTCTAACGCCGGGAACTATTACAGTTTCTCTTGCCGGGAATCAATTATTAGTACATGCCCTGAATCGTGAAATAGCACACGGACTTGAAGGCAGCTTGTTCGAGAGGCTTTTGTCAATGATGGAGGCGAGAGTTAATGCTTGA